In one window of Coralliovum pocilloporae DNA:
- the msrA gene encoding peptide-methionine (S)-S-oxide reductase MsrA, with protein sequence MFLINMLNKKLKMPSAEDALPGRADPIKTADTHFINGNPLKGPFPEHLAFAMFGMGCFWGAERKFWQTDGVYITAVGYAAGLTRNATYQEVCTGLTGHNEVVFVAYDPDLISYEQLLALFWESHDPTQGMRQGNDTGTQYRSGIYTYSDSQHETALASKTAFQAELTRAGYGQITTEILPAPEFYYAEEAHQQYLAKNPGGYCGLGGTGVSCPTGLETA encoded by the coding sequence ATGTTTCTGATCAACATGCTCAACAAGAAACTGAAAATGCCTTCTGCTGAAGACGCTCTTCCAGGCAGGGCTGATCCGATCAAGACGGCGGATACTCATTTCATCAATGGCAATCCGCTGAAGGGCCCGTTTCCCGAGCATCTGGCCTTTGCCATGTTCGGCATGGGCTGCTTCTGGGGAGCCGAGCGGAAGTTCTGGCAGACCGATGGTGTATACATCACCGCCGTTGGCTACGCGGCAGGCTTGACCCGGAACGCCACCTATCAGGAAGTCTGCACAGGCCTGACGGGCCACAACGAAGTAGTTTTCGTCGCCTATGACCCGGATTTGATCTCCTATGAACAGCTGCTGGCCCTGTTCTGGGAAAGTCACGATCCCACGCAAGGTATGCGACAAGGCAACGACACTGGTACGCAATACCGATCAGGCATCTATACCTATTCGGATAGCCAGCACGAAACAGCACTCGCCTCCAAGACAGCGTTTCAGGCAGAACTGACACGGGCCGGATATGGACAGATCACAACGGAGATTCTGCCTGCCCCCGAGTTCTATTACGCGGAAGAGGCTCATCAGCAATATCTGGCCAAGAACCCTGGCGGCTATTGCGGACTGGGTGGCACGGGAGTGAGCTGTCCCACAGGCCTTGAAACAGCCTGA
- the mepA gene encoding penicillin-insensitive murein endopeptidase — MSAGNGRLISGLLGVVIWSALGVQGQATTIPAPLSRPYDVPEKTTPAHVPASKSNRTRDAAKTLFGHVNGPANLAARSIGSYARGCLAGGRALSVDGPHWQAMRLSRNRNWGHPAMIGFLEKLAGDAARLDGWPGLLVGDIAQPRGGPMLTGHRSHQLGLDADIWLRPMPAKRFSKAERETVSAISVLKKNTLKVDDRVWTEAHFRVLKRAAQGVGLARIFVHPGIKKKLCETETGSRDWLRKVRPWYGHHYHFHVRLSCPEGQAGCVNQAAPPAGDGCGAELSWWFSDEAWAPKPSKKPKKPRGPLKLADLPPSCTAVLDAAPLGQN, encoded by the coding sequence ATGAGCGCTGGGAACGGACGACTGATTTCGGGACTTCTTGGGGTGGTGATATGGTCTGCTTTGGGGGTGCAGGGGCAAGCTACGACGATTCCTGCTCCCTTGTCCCGACCTTATGATGTTCCCGAGAAAACGACACCTGCACATGTTCCCGCGTCAAAAAGTAATCGCACCCGGGATGCGGCAAAGACCCTGTTTGGTCATGTGAATGGCCCCGCAAACCTGGCGGCCCGGTCCATTGGTTCTTACGCGCGGGGATGCCTGGCTGGCGGCCGGGCCCTGTCCGTTGATGGGCCCCACTGGCAGGCAATGCGGCTAAGCCGGAACCGGAACTGGGGTCATCCGGCCATGATCGGTTTTCTTGAGAAACTGGCCGGTGACGCTGCCCGGCTGGATGGTTGGCCAGGATTGCTGGTGGGTGACATTGCTCAACCACGTGGCGGGCCGATGCTGACAGGGCATCGATCTCATCAGCTTGGCCTCGACGCGGATATCTGGTTACGCCCCATGCCTGCTAAGCGGTTTTCAAAGGCAGAACGGGAAACTGTCTCGGCTATTTCCGTTCTGAAAAAGAACACATTGAAAGTGGATGACCGGGTCTGGACAGAAGCCCATTTCAGGGTTTTGAAGCGGGCTGCGCAAGGTGTGGGTTTGGCGCGGATTTTTGTGCATCCTGGAATTAAGAAGAAGCTGTGCGAAACCGAAACAGGCTCACGAGATTGGTTGCGCAAGGTCCGGCCATGGTACGGACACCACTATCATTTCCATGTGCGTCTATCCTGTCCGGAAGGACAGGCAGGGTGCGTCAATCAGGCTGCTCCGCCGGCTGGAGATGGATGTGGCGCTGAACTGTCCTGGTGGTTTTCGGATGAGGCCTGGGCACCCAAGCCGTCAAAGAAGCCGAAGAAACCACGTGGGCCGCTGAAACTGGCGGACCTTCCGCCGTCCTGCACAGCAGTCCTTGATGCTGCACCACTGGGGCAGAACTGA
- a CDS encoding DUF2799 domain-containing protein yields the protein MLRFSVFFLFLLSLSACSLMSKRECASADWSSIGLNDALSGFPSGLFAERASACASHHVAADEEAYRRGYSVGLIKYCTPASGLASGRNGVLYQKTCPKNEEPLFLKAYEAGSKEREARQALERAQARVDELTQALEQETDSGRRKDLRYDLKQADRQLKAAEKEWNTAREASESFETSEES from the coding sequence ATGCTGCGGTTTTCAGTTTTTTTCCTGTTCCTGCTCAGCCTCTCGGCCTGTTCTTTAATGTCGAAACGCGAATGCGCCAGCGCTGATTGGTCTTCCATCGGTCTCAACGACGCCTTGAGCGGTTTCCCCTCGGGCCTGTTCGCGGAACGGGCAAGTGCCTGTGCCAGCCACCATGTTGCGGCAGATGAAGAAGCCTATAGGCGTGGTTACTCCGTAGGTCTCATCAAATATTGCACCCCGGCAAGTGGCCTCGCCTCTGGACGCAACGGGGTTCTCTATCAGAAAACCTGCCCGAAGAACGAGGAACCACTCTTTCTCAAGGCTTATGAAGCTGGCAGCAAGGAAAGGGAAGCCCGGCAGGCTCTCGAAAGAGCCCAAGCAAGGGTCGATGAACTCACGCAGGCTCTGGAGCAGGAAACAGACAGCGGGAGGCGCAAAGATCTGCGCTACGACCTGAAACAGGCCGACAGGCAATTGAAAGCGGCTGAAAAGGAATGGAACACGGCCAGGGAGGCGAGTGAATCCTTTGAAACATCAGAGGAAAGCTGA
- a CDS encoding GFA family protein: MADERVKSGQCLCGAVKLSASGPFREVIACHCKQCRRWTGYYWGATSVYCDNLSIDEGEEQIAWYQSSDVARRAFCRCCGSSLFYHRSDQAEDAEHTISISPGLFDDPSGFRHGSQIHCEDAGDYYDLPDYGAPRGFAPE, encoded by the coding sequence ATGGCGGACGAGAGAGTGAAATCGGGCCAATGTCTATGTGGGGCGGTCAAGCTGTCTGCATCAGGCCCGTTTCGGGAAGTGATCGCCTGTCATTGCAAACAGTGTCGGCGCTGGACCGGTTATTACTGGGGTGCCACCAGCGTCTATTGCGATAATCTCAGCATTGATGAGGGTGAAGAGCAGATCGCCTGGTATCAATCTTCAGACGTGGCGCGACGCGCATTCTGCCGCTGTTGCGGGTCATCGCTTTTCTATCATCGGTCAGATCAGGCTGAAGACGCCGAACATACAATCTCCATATCTCCCGGCCTGTTCGACGATCCGTCTGGCTTCCGTCATGGGTCCCAGATCCATTGCGAGGATGCCGGTGATTACTATGATCTTCCGGATTATGGTGCTCCCAGGGGCTTTGCTCCAGAATAG
- a CDS encoding ribonuclease D — MTIRLHKGDLPDLSRYTGSVAIDTETMGLNPHRDRLCVIQLSPGDGTADVVQIAQGQTKAPNIQALLADATKTKLFHFARFDVAVLYNAFGTMTDGIYCTKIASKLVRTYTDRHGLRDLCRELIEVDISKQQQSSDWGADELTEAQTAYAASDVLYLHQLRSVLDERLDREGRSEIADACFSFLPIRAKLDLVGWPETDIFAHS, encoded by the coding sequence ATGACCATCAGACTTCATAAAGGCGATCTGCCAGACCTGTCTCGCTATACCGGCTCCGTTGCAATCGACACGGAAACCATGGGCCTCAACCCACACAGGGACAGGCTCTGCGTGATTCAGCTCTCCCCGGGCGATGGCACGGCAGATGTGGTGCAGATTGCGCAGGGGCAAACAAAAGCGCCCAATATTCAGGCCCTCTTGGCGGATGCAACCAAGACGAAACTCTTTCACTTTGCCCGTTTTGATGTTGCCGTTCTCTACAACGCGTTCGGCACCATGACTGATGGTATCTACTGCACCAAGATCGCCTCCAAGCTGGTCAGAACCTACACAGATCGTCATGGTTTGAGAGATCTTTGCCGTGAGCTGATCGAGGTGGATATCTCCAAGCAACAGCAGAGTTCAGACTGGGGCGCTGACGAGTTGACTGAAGCCCAGACCGCTTATGCTGCATCAGACGTCCTGTATCTCCATCAGTTACGCTCCGTACTTGATGAACGGCTGGACCGTGAGGGGCGCAGCGAGATAGCCGATGCCTGCTTCTCATTCCTGCCGATACGCGCCAAACTGGATCTCGTTGGCTGGCCGGAAACAGATATTTTTGCGCATTCATAA
- the lptC gene encoding LPS export ABC transporter periplasmic protein LptC — MQKSDNIIAGNAGWKSSSLMQALHQLRQMIKTGFQRSKNRHAGKGHEASLATLAQDRRQIFEKARRHSRRVRRLRFWLPISSALIIVLFIGFSYVSKIGPGLLITAALLSQGGLTMDNPKLNGFVDGRAYHVEAKQARQSLDNPNVIDLDTILAKIDMDDGLTVSFTAGRGLFDTKKETLALDQSITIESSQGHAGRLESADIDLKAGKLTTNGSITLSLPDGRLEAGHMSVRDEGRTVIFDQGVRISILPIGNSFR, encoded by the coding sequence ATGCAGAAATCAGATAACATCATCGCGGGTAATGCAGGATGGAAATCATCCTCGCTGATGCAGGCTCTGCATCAGCTGCGCCAGATGATTAAGACTGGTTTTCAACGCAGCAAAAACCGGCACGCCGGAAAGGGTCACGAAGCCTCACTGGCTACGCTGGCGCAGGATCGCCGTCAGATCTTTGAGAAGGCCAGACGGCACAGCCGCCGGGTCAGACGCCTCCGCTTCTGGCTTCCGATTTCAAGTGCTCTGATCATCGTGCTGTTTATCGGGTTTTCCTATGTCTCAAAAATAGGCCCCGGTCTTCTGATCACAGCAGCCTTGCTGTCTCAGGGAGGGTTGACCATGGACAATCCCAAGCTGAACGGCTTCGTTGATGGTCGCGCTTATCATGTGGAAGCCAAACAGGCGCGTCAAAGTCTGGATAATCCCAACGTGATCGATCTGGACACAATCCTGGCCAAAATCGATATGGACGACGGTCTCACCGTATCTTTCACGGCAGGACGCGGTCTGTTTGACACGAAAAAGGAAACTCTGGCGCTGGATCAGTCCATTACCATCGAGTCGAGCCAGGGTCATGCCGGTCGTCTTGAATCTGCCGACATTGATCTCAAGGCAGGCAAGCTGACAACAAATGGCAGCATTACACTGAGCCTTCCCGATGGCCGATTAGAAGCAGGTCACATGAGTGTTCGGGACGAGGGACGAACCGTTATTTTTGACCAGGGTGTGCGGATCAGCATCTTGCCAATCGGTAACTCGTTCCGCTAA
- a CDS encoding LptA/OstA family protein, with protein sequence MLMRICHDIASRFSAALTSGLLLSFLLVFPANAQGIGDAFKGFRNNSTDPIQIEAGSFELQDKNRVGIFRGSVDVRQAKTRLRTAELRVYYAGDLTGGQSDSASKIERLEAKGKVRVDAEGATATGDRAWVNLKTNEAELIGNVVLSQDGNVAKGDRLIVDLKAGTSRLVAGKKTGQAKKDGGRIRILLQSPSSAKTLNKQ encoded by the coding sequence ATGCTTATGCGCATCTGTCATGACATTGCCAGCCGCTTTTCAGCAGCTCTCACCAGCGGCCTGCTGCTTTCTTTTCTGCTTGTTTTTCCAGCAAACGCACAAGGGATCGGTGATGCCTTCAAGGGCTTTCGCAACAACTCAACCGACCCCATCCAGATTGAGGCTGGAAGCTTCGAGCTGCAGGACAAGAATCGCGTCGGCATTTTCCGTGGCAGCGTCGATGTCAGGCAGGCCAAGACACGTCTGAGAACTGCAGAACTCAGGGTTTATTATGCTGGAGATCTGACGGGCGGACAAAGCGACAGCGCCAGCAAAATCGAGCGATTGGAAGCCAAGGGCAAGGTCCGCGTGGATGCTGAGGGCGCAACCGCCACCGGAGACAGGGCCTGGGTTAATCTGAAGACAAACGAAGCCGAGCTCATCGGCAATGTTGTCCTCAGCCAGGATGGCAACGTCGCCAAAGGTGATCGCCTGATTGTCGACCTCAAGGCCGGGACCAGCCGTCTTGTGGCAGGGAAGAAAACAGGCCAGGCGAAAAAAGACGGTGGCCGAATTCGTATTCTGCTACAATCGCCAAGCAGTGCGAAAACGTTAAACAAGCAGTGA
- the lptB gene encoding LPS export ABC transporter ATP-binding protein produces the protein MDLMDELVGQTDPAFFHHPEAPYEHSYADNYPQEPLIQSGPGWLTVRGIGKSYRKRAVVKGVSLALARGEAVGLLGPNGAGKTTVFYMISGLVRPDFGDIELDGQVITDYPMYRRARLGIGYLPQEASIFRGLSVADNIMAVLEMVEPSRKRRREELDALLEEFRITHLRKSAAIALSGGERRRLEIARALASRPAFVLLDEPFAGVDPIAVGDIQQLVHHLKLRGIGVLITDHNVRETLGLIDRAYIIHSGNVLKSGTPSEIVSDKDVRRLYLGEGFTL, from the coding sequence ATGGATCTGATGGACGAGCTGGTCGGACAGACTGACCCGGCCTTTTTCCATCATCCGGAAGCACCTTATGAACATAGCTATGCGGACAACTATCCCCAGGAACCACTGATCCAGTCCGGTCCGGGATGGCTGACGGTGCGCGGCATCGGCAAGAGCTATCGCAAAAGAGCCGTTGTAAAGGGTGTAAGCCTGGCCCTTGCAAGAGGAGAAGCTGTCGGGCTTCTGGGTCCGAATGGCGCAGGTAAGACGACAGTATTCTATATGATTTCCGGCCTTGTCAGACCGGATTTCGGCGACATAGAACTGGATGGACAGGTCATCACGGATTACCCGATGTATCGCCGGGCACGGCTTGGCATCGGCTACCTGCCTCAGGAAGCGTCCATCTTCCGGGGATTATCTGTTGCCGACAATATCATGGCCGTCCTTGAGATGGTTGAACCCAGCCGCAAGCGCAGGCGTGAAGAGCTGGATGCTCTTCTGGAAGAATTCCGCATCACCCATCTGCGTAAGTCTGCCGCGATCGCCCTGTCCGGCGGTGAGCGTCGCCGTCTCGAAATTGCGCGCGCCCTGGCCAGCCGTCCCGCCTTTGTGCTGCTGGATGAGCCCTTTGCAGGCGTTGACCCGATTGCTGTCGGTGACATTCAGCAGCTTGTCCATCATCTGAAACTGCGCGGCATCGGCGTTCTGATTACCGACCACAACGTACGCGAGACCCTCGGCCTTATCGACCGGGCCTATATCATCCATAGCGGCAACGTACTGAAAAGCGGCACGCCCTCAGAGATCGTTTCCGACAAGGACGTTCGCCGCCTGTATCTTGGCGAAGGCTTCACGCTATAA
- the rpoN gene encoding RNA polymerase factor sigma-54, with amino-acid sequence MALSPRLEIRQSQSLVMTPQLMQAIKLLQMSSLDISAYLAEELDRNPLLEMSQTTEEPEEASWADAETPIEPHPDDQTAGDQAEASDENWMENSLETSADSISDKLDSSLENVFPDDSETPKESLELPGSVDPWGTVSPSSTVSSDDTNLEAFIAAEATLADHLSEQLSLATDDPALRLIGHYLIDFVDDAGYLRVDLEEVEARLGVVSTQLAEALGLLQSFEPSGVCALDVKDCMKIQLRERDRLDPAMEALVDHLELIAEHDFDRLKTLCRVDDEDFADMLQELRSLHPKPGHLFGGAPTQPIVPEVSVRAANDGSWHVELNADAMPKVLVNQTYYATIAKSASSKDEITYLNDCLQTANWLVKSLDQRARTILKVSSEIVRQQDGFLTYGISHLRPLNLKTVAEAIDMHESTVSRVTSNKYMMTPRGIFELKYFFSSSISGTDGEDAHSSEAVRHQIKELVDAENPKKILSDDAIVKLLKDKGIDIARRTVAKYREAMHIPSSVQRRREKKHLQT; translated from the coding sequence ATGGCGTTATCCCCGCGGCTAGAAATCAGACAAAGCCAGTCTCTGGTGATGACGCCGCAACTGATGCAGGCCATTAAACTGCTTCAGATGTCGTCCCTCGATATTTCTGCTTATCTGGCTGAAGAACTGGACCGCAACCCTCTTCTGGAGATGTCACAAACTACAGAAGAGCCCGAAGAGGCCAGCTGGGCGGACGCTGAAACGCCAATAGAACCCCATCCAGATGACCAGACTGCCGGAGATCAGGCAGAAGCGTCTGATGAGAACTGGATGGAGAACAGCCTTGAGACCAGCGCGGACAGTATTTCCGACAAGCTGGATTCCTCTCTCGAGAACGTTTTCCCCGATGATTCAGAAACGCCGAAAGAAAGCCTCGAGCTGCCCGGCTCTGTTGACCCCTGGGGTACGGTCTCTCCCTCATCGACTGTCAGCTCGGATGACACAAATCTTGAAGCCTTCATCGCTGCGGAAGCAACCTTGGCCGACCATCTGTCAGAGCAGCTTTCTCTCGCCACCGATGATCCTGCCCTCCGCTTAATCGGACATTATCTGATCGATTTTGTCGATGACGCCGGATATCTGCGCGTTGATCTCGAAGAGGTTGAAGCGCGCCTTGGCGTGGTTAGTACACAGCTTGCGGAAGCTTTGGGCCTTCTGCAGAGTTTTGAGCCAAGCGGTGTCTGCGCACTGGATGTGAAGGATTGTATGAAGATCCAGCTGCGCGAACGTGATCGCCTGGACCCGGCCATGGAAGCGCTGGTTGATCATCTTGAACTGATAGCCGAGCACGATTTCGATCGCCTGAAAACGCTCTGCCGCGTGGATGACGAGGACTTCGCCGACATGCTCCAGGAGCTGCGATCTCTGCACCCCAAGCCGGGGCACCTGTTTGGCGGCGCGCCAACCCAGCCAATCGTGCCGGAGGTCTCCGTGCGCGCAGCCAATGACGGAAGCTGGCATGTGGAACTGAACGCAGACGCCATGCCAAAGGTGCTCGTCAACCAGACCTATTACGCAACAATTGCCAAGTCCGCATCATCAAAGGACGAAATCACTTATCTCAACGATTGCCTCCAGACGGCCAACTGGCTGGTGAAAAGCCTCGACCAGCGGGCACGGACAATCCTGAAAGTCTCGTCAGAAATCGTCCGTCAACAGGATGGTTTCCTGACCTACGGGATCAGTCATCTCCGCCCGCTGAATCTCAAAACGGTGGCCGAGGCAATCGATATGCACGAGTCCACCGTCAGTCGGGTAACATCGAACAAATACATGATGACACCCCGCGGTATTTTCGAGCTGAAATATTTCTTCTCATCATCCATTTCCGGCACGGACGGTGAGGATGCCCATTCCTCTGAAGCCGTCCGGCATCAGATCAAGGAACTGGTTGATGCGGAAAACCCGAAAAAGATCCTGTCTGATGATGCCATAGTCAAACTGCTGAAAGACAAAGGCATCGACATTGCCCGCCGCACCGTCGCCAAATATCGGGAAGCCATGCATATCCCCTCTTCCGTCCAGCGTCGGCGGGAGAAGAAGCATCTGCAGACCTGA
- a CDS encoding alpha/beta hydrolase, which produces MTATKPWKRLQQLILALGMTLLAGCQQLGLSVVNWPTYANFDMTLHKGIAYGDQPHQTLDIYLPGPDVSGFIPVVVFFHGGSWRDGQKEDYRFLGDRLTKHGLAVVIPDYRKFPDVTFPAFMHDAAKAVGWVHRTMKKIDPRVSNLHLMGHSAGAHMGALLAVDPDYLTTEGLAPDAITSFIGLAGPYDFTPEEEPYTTIFGPEETYPRMRATTFVRGTEPPMILLHGSDDDVVNVSNQNRLAEAIRAKGGVVKTRVYDDTDHISIISAFTWLYADSSDIVRDVIQDIQPRANTGSPQAN; this is translated from the coding sequence ATGACTGCAACAAAACCCTGGAAGCGGCTGCAACAGCTTATACTTGCTCTTGGTATGACCCTGCTGGCCGGGTGTCAGCAGCTCGGGCTGAGCGTTGTCAACTGGCCGACCTATGCCAATTTTGACATGACGCTTCACAAGGGTATCGCCTATGGCGACCAGCCTCACCAGACACTGGATATCTATTTACCGGGCCCGGATGTATCCGGTTTTATCCCTGTTGTGGTGTTCTTCCATGGCGGCAGTTGGAGAGATGGCCAGAAAGAGGACTATCGCTTCCTTGGAGACCGTCTGACAAAGCACGGCCTGGCAGTCGTCATCCCGGATTACAGGAAATTTCCTGACGTCACATTCCCTGCATTCATGCACGATGCCGCAAAAGCTGTTGGCTGGGTCCACCGGACAATGAAGAAGATCGATCCACGCGTGAGCAACCTGCACCTGATGGGCCATTCCGCCGGGGCGCATATGGGTGCACTTCTCGCTGTTGATCCCGATTATCTTACTACGGAAGGACTAGCTCCCGATGCCATCACATCTTTCATCGGTCTCGCAGGTCCTTATGACTTCACGCCTGAAGAAGAGCCCTACACGACGATCTTCGGCCCGGAAGAAACCTATCCCAGAATGCGTGCCACAACGTTTGTCAGAGGGACAGAGCCGCCAATGATTCTGCTCCATGGCTCTGACGATGATGTGGTGAACGTCAGCAACCAGAACCGCCTGGCAGAAGCAATCAGGGCAAAAGGCGGCGTGGTTAAAACACGTGTCTACGACGACACCGATCACATCAGTATCATCAGCGCCTTCACATGGCTCTATGCTGACAGTTCAGACATTGTCAGAGATGTCATACAGGACATCCAGCCACGCGCGAATACAGGCTCGCCACAAGCAAACTAG